A stretch of the Acetomicrobium thermoterrenum DSM 13490 genome encodes the following:
- a CDS encoding M24 family metallopeptidase produces MHKVLRFDVLEYKERVRRVKERMDANGIELLFLVDPANMNYLTGYDGWSFYVHQGVLLTLEDDQPHWFGRQQDSNGARITTWLDEEHIHGYPDFYVQSRYTHTMVYVANLIKEFKYENKNIGVEMDNYWYSAKSMNVLRQELPCAVFKDATNLVNWVRTIKSPAEINYMRQAARICEHVMQTAIDAIDIGIWEKDVASKVVAAQIAGVDGYGGDSPAIFPIMPSDIRTSTAHLTFDPDRKYQKGDVVLLELSGCRFRYHAPLSRTLYLGEPPEGLRKIAQVVINGLQTTLDFIKPGITAEEVELRWRKCLEGTGVEKPSRVGYAFGLNYVPDWGEHTVSLRPGDKTILRPGMTIHFMPGIWLDEFGFECSEPFLVTEKGCEKLINFPEELFIKK; encoded by the coding sequence ATGCATAAAGTTTTGCGATTTGATGTTTTAGAATACAAAGAACGGGTAAGACGAGTCAAAGAAAGGATGGATGCTAACGGGATAGAACTTCTTTTCCTTGTCGATCCCGCAAATATGAATTATCTCACTGGTTACGATGGGTGGTCTTTTTACGTTCATCAGGGCGTTTTGCTCACATTAGAAGATGATCAACCACACTGGTTCGGGCGCCAGCAGGACAGCAACGGCGCCCGCATTACCACCTGGCTTGATGAAGAACATATTCACGGATACCCCGATTTTTACGTTCAATCCCGATACACTCACACAATGGTCTACGTTGCAAATTTAATAAAGGAATTCAAATATGAAAACAAAAACATAGGCGTCGAAATGGACAATTACTGGTATTCGGCCAAATCGATGAATGTTCTGCGCCAAGAGCTTCCCTGTGCCGTCTTTAAAGACGCCACGAACTTGGTCAACTGGGTCAGGACAATAAAATCTCCAGCAGAAATTAACTACATGAGGCAGGCCGCTAGAATCTGCGAACATGTGATGCAGACCGCCATCGATGCAATCGACATCGGCATATGGGAGAAGGACGTGGCATCCAAGGTCGTTGCCGCTCAAATCGCTGGAGTCGATGGATACGGAGGTGATAGTCCCGCGATATTTCCAATAATGCCCTCCGACATCAGGACGTCTACAGCTCATCTAACCTTCGATCCAGACAGAAAGTACCAAAAAGGTGATGTTGTACTGCTAGAACTTTCCGGTTGCAGGTTTAGATATCATGCACCTCTTTCACGCACCCTCTATTTGGGAGAGCCACCCGAGGGACTTAGAAAAATCGCCCAGGTTGTAATAAATGGATTGCAAACGACTCTGGATTTTATTAAACCTGGTATTACGGCAGAAGAGGTGGAATTGAGATGGAGAAAATGTCTGGAAGGAACGGGCGTAGAAAAACCTTCAAGAGTCGGATATGCTTTCGGTTTAAATTATGTGCCCGATTGGGGTGAACATACAGTAAGTTTAAGACCGGGCGATAAGACAATACTTAGACCCGGTATGACAATTCATTTCATGCCAGGGATATGGTTAGACGAATTCGGATTTGAATGCAGCGAGCCCTTCTTGGTAACCGAAAAGGGGTGCGAAAAGTTGATCAACTTTCCCGAGGAGCTTTTCATTAAGAAGTGA
- a CDS encoding Glu/Leu/Phe/Val family dehydrogenase, with translation MKDVWETARYYLKVAAEAIDLEPEITERLSTPMRFVEFTIPVRMDNGDKKLFIAYRSHHCDALGPCKDGTRVKPDLTPEEIKALSMFMSIKHAIGDIPAGGGKGGIKADPYSMSKGEYERLIRGFIRRLVPKGAMIDVPGADIGTGEEQMAWMLDEYEQITGMHSPAAINDKPVALGGSKGGYEATGRGVALCTFEACKDLGFEFDKTTVAIQGFGQVGSVTAKMLFEKGFKILCVSDIYGAIYDPKGINITNLLEYVKKTGKVVEFPGAQSIDSRKIFELDVDVLIPAAVQDVITEDNADRIKAKLVVEAANGPTTPEADAILSRKGIRLIPDVLANSGGAIVCHFERIQGLSNDWWEEEKVYQMLEKRILGAYKEISSIAQELKVTRRTAAWAYALRKIAEAMRLRGWS, from the coding sequence ATGAAAGACGTATGGGAAACCGCAAGATATTACTTAAAAGTGGCAGCTGAGGCTATTGACCTCGAGCCGGAAATAACAGAAAGGTTGAGCACCCCTATGCGCTTTGTAGAATTCACCATTCCCGTTCGCATGGACAATGGAGATAAGAAATTGTTTATAGCCTATCGTTCCCACCACTGCGACGCCTTGGGGCCCTGCAAGGATGGAACAAGGGTAAAACCGGATCTCACACCTGAGGAGATAAAGGCTCTATCGATGTTCATGAGCATAAAGCACGCCATAGGAGACATTCCTGCCGGCGGAGGCAAGGGCGGCATCAAAGCCGATCCATATTCAATGAGCAAAGGAGAATACGAGCGTCTGATACGCGGATTCATCAGGAGATTGGTTCCCAAGGGAGCTATGATCGATGTTCCGGGAGCCGACATAGGCACAGGAGAAGAACAGATGGCTTGGATGTTGGACGAATACGAGCAAATAACAGGAATGCACAGCCCCGCCGCAATCAATGATAAGCCAGTAGCCCTTGGAGGGTCTAAGGGTGGATATGAAGCTACAGGACGAGGTGTTGCCCTATGTACTTTCGAGGCATGCAAGGACCTGGGGTTTGAATTCGATAAAACGACAGTTGCCATACAGGGTTTCGGTCAAGTAGGAAGCGTAACGGCAAAAATGCTTTTTGAAAAGGGGTTCAAGATCCTTTGTGTCAGTGACATATACGGAGCAATTTACGATCCCAAAGGCATAAACATAACCAATCTGCTTGAATACGTCAAAAAAACAGGTAAGGTCGTTGAATTTCCCGGCGCGCAGTCTATAGATAGCAGAAAGATATTTGAATTGGATGTGGATGTCCTCATACCGGCAGCTGTACAGGACGTCATCACCGAAGATAACGCCGACAGGATAAAAGCCAAGCTAGTCGTGGAAGCCGCAAACGGGCCGACGACTCCGGAAGCCGATGCGATATTGTCGCGTAAAGGTATAAGGCTCATTCCCGATGTCCTGGCAAACTCGGGGGGTGCCATAGTATGTCATTTTGAACGCATTCAAGGATTGAGCAACGACTGGTGGGAAGAAGAAAAGGTCTATCAGATGCTTGAAAAGAGGATCCTCGGCGCCTATAAAGAAATATCATCGATTGCACAAGAATTGAAAGTAACGCGTCGCACAGCTGCATGGGCCTACGCCTTGAGGAAAATAGCAGAGGCCATGCGCTTAAGGGGATGGAGCTAG
- a CDS encoding M24 family metallopeptidase yields MALIFEVSEYQERLRKVKESMLRKGIQVLIVSDPANMNYLTGYDGWSFYVHQGLVIALDYDEPIWWGRGMDANGAKLTTWLKHDNIRPYADDYVQNVFKHPMSFVADILREMGWENRHIGVEKDNYWFTGQCLDVLREELPQAKFHDATSLVNWIRTIKSPAEIKYIKEAAKVCEHVMRTAIDSIEVGRLESEAAANVYHAMIKGTDEFTGDHPAIFPIMPSNERTSAAHLGWKPDRKYAPGDIILLELCGVRFRYHCPLSRTVYIGDPPKELKEIADVVIDGIAKTLDFIKPGVTAEEIEAKWREAISGSRVVKPSRLGYAFGLNYVPDWGEHTVSLRPGDKTIMKPGMTIHLMPGIWLDEFGFECSEPFLVTEKGCETFLNFPRKIFTK; encoded by the coding sequence ATGGCATTGATATTTGAAGTTTCCGAATATCAGGAACGGCTTCGTAAAGTCAAAGAAAGCATGCTCCGAAAGGGCATCCAGGTCCTCATCGTAAGCGATCCTGCGAATATGAATTACCTGACCGGTTACGATGGTTGGTCCTTCTATGTCCATCAAGGGCTGGTAATCGCTTTGGATTACGACGAGCCGATCTGGTGGGGTCGGGGAATGGACGCCAACGGTGCAAAGCTTACCACTTGGTTGAAACACGACAACATTCGACCTTACGCAGACGACTACGTCCAAAATGTCTTCAAGCATCCCATGAGCTTCGTAGCAGACATACTGCGAGAAATGGGCTGGGAAAACAGACATATAGGAGTAGAAAAGGACAACTACTGGTTTACGGGGCAGTGTCTGGATGTGCTGCGAGAAGAATTACCGCAAGCAAAATTTCACGATGCTACAAGCCTGGTCAACTGGATCCGAACTATTAAATCACCTGCGGAAATAAAGTACATAAAAGAAGCGGCCAAGGTTTGTGAACACGTCATGAGGACAGCCATTGACTCCATAGAAGTTGGTAGACTCGAAAGCGAAGCAGCTGCAAATGTCTATCATGCCATGATAAAGGGCACTGATGAATTTACTGGGGATCATCCTGCGATATTCCCTATCATGCCTTCCAACGAAAGGACGTCTGCGGCTCACCTGGGCTGGAAACCCGATAGGAAATACGCACCAGGTGACATCATTCTCCTCGAACTTTGCGGTGTCAGATTCAGGTATCATTGCCCATTGTCACGAACGGTCTATATAGGCGATCCGCCCAAGGAGCTTAAGGAGATAGCAGACGTTGTGATCGATGGCATTGCCAAAACACTTGATTTCATAAAACCGGGCGTTACAGCAGAGGAGATCGAGGCAAAGTGGCGGGAAGCCATATCGGGTTCCAGAGTAGTCAAGCCTTCGAGGCTCGGCTACGCCTTTGGTTTAAATTACGTCCCCGACTGGGGCGAGCACACTGTAAGCCTACGTCCTGGAGATAAGACCATAATGAAACCGGGAATGACTATTCACCTTATGCCGGGTATATGGCTTGATGAGTTTGGGTTTGAGTGCAGCGAACCCTTCTTGGTGACTGAAAAGGGGTGCGAGACGTTCCTAAACTTCCCGCGCAAAATTTTCACCAAGTAG
- a CDS encoding M20/M25/M40 family metallo-hydrolase, whose protein sequence is MLLNNDGVMHACGHDVHVAILLIAAKILSKYRSEIKGKIKFVFSTEEQL, encoded by the coding sequence TTGTTATTAAATAATGATGGAGTAATGCATGCCTGTGGGCATGACGTACATGTCGCGATTCTTTTGATCGCAGCAAAGATCTTATCTAAATATAGATCTGAAATAAAAGGGAAAATAAAGTTTGTTTTTTCAACCGAAGAACAGCTTTAG
- a CDS encoding M20 metallopeptidase family protein, which yields MNLLNKLKDEINELKDELIELRRDFHMYPELGFKEERTSKRVAEYLKRLGLEVREKIAHTGVVAILEGQEEGKTVMLRSDMDALPIEEQNDVPYRSRNEGIMHACGHDGHMAMLLVAAKILSHHKEEILGKVMFLFQPNEEVAGARQMIEEGALDDPHPDGAFAIHLWTPIESGKMGISAGPVMAALDEFKVRIKGRGGHTGAPHTAIDPILTAADFIQSVQMIQTREIDVLKPTLIMFGSVNAGTATNVIPEHIDLGGTIRYLYEGGSESPEKPLVRFERILKKVCEAHECTYELEFIPSNSTLINNEKMANLVSSVAKDVVGAENITSYIGTAGEDFAEFAKIIPSCFYFVGAGNPKKGIIYPHHHPLFDIDEDVLPIGVEMHIRTAIAFLRKE from the coding sequence ATGAATCTCCTAAATAAACTCAAAGATGAGATTAATGAGTTAAAAGATGAGCTCATCGAATTGAGAAGGGATTTTCACATGTATCCCGAGCTCGGATTTAAGGAGGAAAGGACTTCGAAAAGGGTAGCCGAATATTTGAAGCGATTAGGGCTTGAAGTTAGGGAAAAGATAGCTCACACCGGTGTTGTAGCTATATTAGAAGGCCAAGAAGAGGGCAAAACGGTGATGCTTCGTTCAGATATGGACGCTTTGCCCATTGAAGAGCAAAACGATGTACCCTATCGCTCTCGAAACGAAGGAATCATGCATGCCTGCGGACACGATGGACATATGGCGATGTTGCTGGTAGCGGCGAAGATATTGTCGCACCATAAAGAGGAAATCCTTGGCAAGGTCATGTTTCTCTTTCAGCCTAATGAGGAAGTAGCCGGTGCCCGTCAAATGATCGAGGAGGGAGCCTTAGATGACCCACATCCTGATGGCGCCTTTGCGATTCACCTCTGGACTCCCATAGAAAGCGGAAAGATGGGAATATCTGCCGGACCGGTCATGGCCGCTTTAGACGAGTTCAAGGTCAGGATAAAAGGTAGGGGAGGACACACCGGGGCTCCTCATACGGCTATCGACCCAATATTGACTGCAGCAGACTTCATTCAATCGGTGCAGATGATACAAACCAGGGAAATAGATGTTTTAAAACCTACCTTAATAATGTTCGGATCGGTAAATGCCGGGACGGCTACAAACGTCATACCGGAACACATCGATCTGGGTGGCACAATTCGCTATCTCTACGAGGGAGGCTCCGAAAGTCCCGAAAAGCCTCTCGTTCGTTTTGAAAGGATACTAAAAAAGGTATGCGAGGCGCATGAGTGCACATATGAACTGGAGTTTATCCCCAGCAATTCTACCCTGATCAACAATGAGAAGATGGCGAATTTGGTTTCAAGCGTTGCTAAAGATGTAGTGGGCGCTGAAAACATCACAAGTTACATAGGAACGGCGGGAGAGGATTTCGCAGAGTTCGCCAAAATTATTCCCAGCTGCTTTTATTTTGTTGGGGCGGGAAACCCCAAAAAAGGCATAATCTACCCTCATCATCATCCTCTCTTTGACATCGACGAGGATGTACTGCCAATTGGGGTTGAAATGCACATAAGAACGGCTATAGCCTTTCTTAGGAAAGAATAA
- a CDS encoding formate--tetrahydrofolate ligase — MLSDIEIAQRSKLKPIREIAQDLGIPERYLLPYGHYKAKVDVNYMKDLKERPDGKLILVTATTPTPAGEGKTTTTVGLTQALVKLGKKAMLCLREPSLGPCFGVKGGAAGGGYSQVLPMEEINLHFTGDIHAVETAHNLLAALLDNHLHQGNPLKIDPREITWRRAMDMNERALRNVVIGLGGRANGFPRESGFDITVASEVMAILCLSSDLADLKERLSKVVVGYDEKGNMITAGNLKAHGAMAALLKEAINPNLVQTIEHVPAFVHGGPFANIAHGTNSIIATKMALKLRDYAVVEAGFASDLGAEKFFDIVCRFAGLSPSAVVLVTTVRALKHHGGVKKEDLSKENLEALSQGLENLKAHLDILSNFGLPVVVALNKFASDTDGEIEMVMKATKERGANIALSEVWEKGGEGGIDLAKKVLEATKEEKSYKPLYELDLPLTEKIRTIATKVYGADDVEYSPGALKTIKNLEEKGFGGLPVCMAKTQLSISDDPQKLGRPKGYKLSVREVRLSAGAGFVVAICGSIMTMPGLPKKPAAEFIDIDEEGNITGLF; from the coding sequence ATGTTATCCGATATCGAAATAGCCCAACGATCAAAGCTAAAACCCATAAGGGAGATAGCACAAGACTTAGGAATACCCGAAAGGTATTTGCTCCCCTACGGCCACTACAAGGCCAAGGTGGACGTAAACTACATGAAGGATTTAAAGGAAAGGCCCGACGGCAAGCTCATACTTGTCACCGCAACAACCCCCACCCCTGCGGGGGAGGGAAAGACCACCACTACGGTAGGTCTTACTCAAGCTTTGGTGAAGCTAGGAAAAAAGGCCATGCTATGCCTTAGAGAACCCTCGCTTGGTCCCTGCTTTGGCGTTAAGGGGGGAGCTGCAGGAGGAGGCTACTCCCAGGTACTTCCCATGGAGGAGATAAACCTCCACTTCACGGGAGACATACACGCCGTGGAGACGGCCCACAACCTGCTTGCAGCCCTGCTGGATAACCACCTGCACCAGGGAAACCCCCTTAAGATAGACCCCAGGGAGATAACCTGGAGGAGGGCCATGGACATGAACGAGAGGGCCTTGAGGAACGTGGTCATAGGCCTTGGAGGGAGGGCGAACGGATTTCCCAGGGAATCGGGATTTGACATCACCGTAGCCTCCGAGGTGATGGCCATATTGTGCCTATCAAGCGACCTTGCCGACTTAAAGGAGCGCCTCTCCAAGGTGGTCGTAGGCTACGATGAAAAGGGAAACATGATAACAGCAGGGAACTTGAAGGCCCACGGCGCAATGGCAGCCCTCCTTAAGGAGGCCATAAACCCAAACCTGGTTCAGACCATAGAACACGTGCCCGCCTTCGTCCACGGAGGACCTTTTGCCAACATAGCACACGGCACGAACTCCATAATAGCCACGAAGATGGCCTTAAAGCTAAGGGATTACGCCGTCGTCGAAGCGGGCTTTGCCTCCGACCTGGGAGCGGAGAAGTTCTTCGACATAGTCTGCAGGTTTGCGGGCCTTTCCCCTTCGGCAGTCGTGTTAGTCACCACCGTCAGGGCCTTAAAGCACCACGGAGGGGTGAAAAAGGAAGACCTCTCCAAGGAAAACCTTGAGGCGCTATCCCAGGGCCTTGAAAACCTCAAAGCCCACCTCGACATACTCTCCAACTTCGGCCTTCCCGTGGTGGTGGCATTAAACAAGTTCGCCTCCGACACCGATGGGGAGATAGAGATGGTCATGAAAGCTACGAAGGAAAGAGGTGCCAATATAGCCCTTTCCGAGGTGTGGGAGAAGGGAGGAGAGGGAGGCATAGATCTGGCAAAGAAGGTGCTTGAGGCTACGAAAGAGGAAAAAAGCTACAAACCCTTATACGAGTTAGACCTTCCCCTTACGGAAAAGATAAGGACCATAGCGACTAAAGTTTATGGAGCAGACGACGTGGAATACTCCCCTGGGGCTTTAAAGACCATAAAAAACCTGGAGGAAAAGGGCTTCGGCGGCCTTCCCGTCTGCATGGCGAAGACCCAGCTATCCATATCCGACGACCCTCAAAAACTTGGAAGGCCTAAAGGATACAAGCTATCGGTAAGGGAAGTGAGGCTGTCGGCGGGAGCCGGCTTCGTCGTTGCCATATGCGGTAGCATAATGACTATGCCAGGTCTTCCTAAAAAGCCTGCCGCAGAGTTCATAGACATAGACGAAGAGGGAAACATCACGGGGTTGTTTTAA
- a CDS encoding GntR family transcriptional regulator — protein MENRNFTHESLSQKVAEFLREEILWSGKYHKGQHVEESEIAERLNISRAPVREALRELENQGLLIYVPRKGTFIPNFDHDDMMEILDIRYMIESRVFEILIKKDMLTEEDFSNLRKIVDDMVASARSDEPMEKKISAFSEYDITFHKYLWETSGRKWSNRILRDLYYQLRLAMTQDLIMEQNIELSAVMHYDIIDSLKNKDLDRAKKMLVKHILSLDREYSDNNS, from the coding sequence ATGGAGAATAGAAACTTTACGCACGAGAGCCTAAGTCAAAAAGTTGCCGAATTTTTAAGAGAAGAAATACTGTGGTCCGGCAAATATCACAAAGGCCAGCACGTCGAGGAGAGCGAAATCGCTGAACGGCTTAATATAAGCAGAGCACCGGTTCGAGAAGCCCTAAGGGAACTGGAAAACCAGGGTTTATTGATCTATGTACCCAGAAAGGGCACTTTTATACCCAATTTCGATCATGACGATATGATGGAAATTCTCGACATCAGATATATGATCGAATCGCGGGTATTCGAAATTTTGATCAAAAAGGATATGCTCACCGAAGAGGATTTCTCCAATTTGCGAAAAATTGTAGATGATATGGTTGCCTCTGCGCGGTCCGATGAGCCTATGGAGAAGAAAATAAGCGCATTTTCGGAATACGATATAACATTTCATAAATACCTATGGGAAACATCAGGCCGAAAATGGAGTAATAGGATCCTCCGTGATCTTTACTACCAGTTGAGGCTTGCCATGACGCAAGATCTTATAATGGAGCAGAACATTGAGCTTTCTGCAGTTATGCATTATGACATTATTGATAGTTTAAAAAATAAAGACCTCGACAGAGCAAAAAAAATGTTAGTTAAACATATACTTTCTTTGGATCGAGAATACAGCGATAATAATTCTTAG
- a CDS encoding M20 metallopeptidase family protein, with the protein MYSDEVTKLSKSMSEELRALRREFHQFPELSFQEFETARKIAIYMKELGYEVKENVGKTGVVALLKGAKENPTVALRADMDALPVKEMTGLSYASKNDGVMHACGHDIHVTCALGAAKILASFKDELQGSVKFIFQPAEEINAGAKAMIDDGVLEDPPVSFIFGLHNNPEIPVGKVGLKEGPLMAAVDSTFIIVRGQGGHAAYPHRVIDPIVCASSIVMNLQTIVSRNVDPQKAAVISFGSINGGMANNVIPDEVKLTGTVRTFDEGLRDSIEGWMKRTVENTASSLGCKVEFNYRRDLPPVVNHPEATKIALWTAQKVFGEDGIILPTPSMGGEDFALYQKRVPGCYFWLGVGNPDIDAIHPWHSPHFKADEDALWRGAALFSVSAIIALEELTKNSQ; encoded by the coding sequence ATGTATTCAGATGAAGTGACGAAACTTAGCAAGTCCATGTCGGAGGAGCTAAGGGCTTTACGAAGGGAATTCCATCAATTTCCTGAGCTTAGCTTTCAGGAGTTCGAGACGGCAAGGAAGATCGCCATTTATATGAAGGAATTGGGCTATGAAGTCAAAGAAAACGTGGGGAAAACTGGTGTGGTCGCCTTACTGAAAGGAGCAAAAGAAAACCCAACCGTTGCGCTGAGGGCGGATATGGATGCACTGCCCGTGAAAGAGATGACCGGCCTTTCTTATGCCTCTAAAAACGATGGAGTGATGCACGCTTGCGGCCATGATATACACGTCACTTGCGCCTTAGGAGCTGCAAAAATTTTAGCTTCTTTTAAGGATGAACTTCAAGGAAGCGTCAAATTTATCTTTCAGCCGGCAGAGGAGATAAACGCAGGGGCAAAGGCCATGATCGATGATGGCGTGCTCGAGGATCCTCCAGTCTCTTTTATATTTGGTTTGCACAACAATCCCGAGATACCGGTAGGCAAAGTAGGATTAAAGGAAGGCCCTTTAATGGCAGCTGTGGACTCCACCTTTATAATCGTAAGAGGGCAGGGAGGACACGCTGCTTATCCCCATAGAGTAATTGACCCTATAGTATGTGCTTCTTCTATAGTTATGAACCTGCAAACTATCGTAAGCAGAAACGTCGATCCCCAAAAGGCTGCTGTCATTAGCTTTGGAAGTATCAATGGGGGGATGGCCAATAACGTAATCCCCGATGAGGTAAAGCTTACCGGCACAGTGCGTACCTTCGATGAGGGCCTTCGCGATTCCATTGAAGGCTGGATGAAAAGAACCGTTGAAAATACTGCCTCAAGCTTAGGGTGTAAGGTCGAATTTAACTATCGCAGAGATCTTCCTCCCGTCGTAAATCATCCGGAGGCAACGAAGATAGCTTTGTGGACAGCCCAAAAGGTATTTGGCGAAGACGGCATCATCCTACCAACTCCTTCGATGGGAGGTGAGGATTTCGCACTGTACCAAAAAAGGGTCCCTGGGTGTTATTTCTGGCTTGGCGTGGGCAATCCCGATATAGATGCTATACACCCATGGCACAGTCCACATTTCAAAGCGGATGAAGACGCCCTCTGGAGAGGAGCCGCGCTTTTTTCCGTTTCTGCTATTATCGCTTTAGAAGAATTAACTAAAAATTCACAATAA
- a CDS encoding DUF3100 domain-containing protein has protein sequence MLEAIKNWKIHFLALILVIIAEWIGAFSFPIGPGKIVLLPMLYALIMGIFLGPKFLKLASHKDMIDAGSLVGVTLMLLMAKYGTTVGPNIPMILRTSPALILQELGNLGTLFLGVPIAVYLGLRRETIGAAHSIAREPNVALIGDIYGLDTPEGQGVMGVYICGTVFGTIFFGLMATFTAAMGIFHPLALAMASGVGSASMMTASVGALSAMFPEIADKIQALGAASNMLSGLDGVYMSLWIALPMTEWLYRKFYKMKYGTYPSQSAVKEG, from the coding sequence ATGCTTGAGGCGATTAAAAATTGGAAAATTCATTTTCTCGCATTGATATTGGTTATAATAGCCGAGTGGATCGGCGCTTTTTCGTTTCCCATCGGTCCCGGAAAAATTGTTTTACTGCCGATGTTATATGCGCTAATCATGGGTATTTTCCTCGGTCCCAAATTTTTAAAATTGGCCAGTCATAAAGATATGATCGATGCTGGAAGTTTAGTAGGCGTAACTTTAATGCTGTTAATGGCAAAATATGGAACTACAGTAGGCCCAAACATCCCTATGATCCTTAGGACAAGTCCTGCTTTAATATTGCAAGAACTTGGAAACTTGGGAACCCTCTTTTTAGGCGTACCTATCGCGGTGTATTTAGGACTCAGGCGAGAAACAATTGGAGCTGCCCATTCGATCGCCAGAGAGCCTAATGTGGCTTTGATAGGTGACATCTACGGCTTGGATACTCCTGAAGGCCAAGGAGTCATGGGAGTTTACATCTGCGGAACGGTCTTTGGTACTATTTTCTTTGGTCTAATGGCAACATTCACTGCCGCAATGGGAATTTTCCACCCTCTAGCTCTGGCCATGGCCTCTGGGGTAGGAAGCGCAAGCATGATGACAGCCTCCGTTGGCGCTTTGAGCGCTATGTTTCCTGAAATAGCCGATAAAATTCAGGCCTTGGGAGCTGCAAGCAATATGTTAAGCGGCCTAGACGGGGTTTATATGTCCCTCTGGATAGCCTTGCCAATGACGGAATGGCTGTATAGGAAGTTCTATAAAATGAAATATGGCACTTATCCAAGTCAATCTGCCGTTAAGGAGGGCTAA
- a CDS encoding PAS domain-containing sensor histidine kinase, whose product MQRSLYPESSKGDLDSIVAAINRKLFYRIFDPIALYRVIYDDNGNPTEVVFLDVNPAYERVMGVKRKQVVGHTFAEVWPCAEKEWHQLVIDVARSGRSKHHEGESRDTGKYLYGLGFSPAKGQVAVVFLDMTNWKRTEEALRKSESQLLSYREELRKLIAKTSLTEEETRHSIATKIHDRVGYSLAMIMHRLQRLHGIAQDHNAKNELEEIMKMLDNVIQDTRTLTFEISSPLLYDVGLGAALESVAEQILKPHGIDVDFQEKGDASEKIDTDISVLLYQMTRELLINVVKHAKASRVFIRLHHGKNKVRVVVEDDGRGFIIKKRRSQPTASGFGLFSIKERLHSIGGSIQIISEPGKGTTVSLTAPRRLEHGVR is encoded by the coding sequence GTGCAACGATCCCTCTATCCGGAATCCTCGAAGGGCGACCTTGATTCGATCGTCGCAGCTATAAACCGTAAGCTTTTTTACAGGATATTTGACCCTATCGCGCTCTATAGGGTTATATATGATGATAATGGCAATCCAACGGAAGTGGTTTTTCTGGACGTCAATCCCGCCTACGAAAGAGTAATGGGGGTCAAAAGAAAGCAGGTCGTGGGCCATACTTTCGCGGAAGTCTGGCCCTGTGCTGAAAAGGAATGGCACCAGCTTGTTATCGATGTGGCCCGCAGCGGACGGTCTAAACATCACGAAGGAGAAAGTCGCGACACGGGCAAATATCTCTACGGCCTCGGGTTCAGCCCCGCAAAAGGTCAGGTAGCTGTAGTCTTTCTCGACATGACAAATTGGAAAAGAACCGAAGAGGCACTTCGAAAAAGCGAGTCCCAGCTTCTAAGTTACCGCGAGGAACTTAGGAAACTGATAGCAAAGACTTCTCTGACGGAAGAGGAAACGAGGCACAGTATAGCCACAAAAATTCACGATAGAGTGGGTTATTCTCTGGCCATGATAATGCACCGATTGCAACGCCTCCACGGAATAGCCCAAGACCATAACGCCAAAAATGAGTTGGAAGAAATCATGAAGATGCTGGATAATGTGATACAGGATACCAGAACCCTCACCTTTGAGATAAGTTCGCCTCTGCTGTACGATGTTGGCCTCGGAGCAGCGCTAGAATCAGTGGCTGAACAAATTCTAAAACCTCACGGCATAGATGTAGATTTTCAGGAAAAAGGCGACGCTTCTGAAAAGATCGATACGGATATCTCTGTGTTGCTCTACCAAATGACAAGAGAATTGTTGATAAACGTTGTTAAACACGCAAAAGCCTCTCGCGTCTTTATTCGCCTGCATCACGGCAAGAATAAGGTTCGCGTGGTAGTCGAAGACGACGGAAGGGGTTTCATAATCAAAAAGAGGCGCTCACAACCGACAGCCTCCGGATTCGGGCTTTTCAGCATAAAGGAGAGGCTTCATTCTATAGGCGGTTCGATTCAAATCATATCAGAGCCGGGAAAGGGGACTACGGTATCTTTGACAGCCCCAAGGAGGTTGGAACATGGCGTCCGATGA